The DNA segment TTACCCTAATATGCCATTTTGTTTGGTAGGGTGGCTATGGCTTGGTCCCAGGAAAAGAGTACAGGGAGGGGGTAAGATTGTGATTTAAGGTATACCATGCAGAATTAATAACCCGTACACGAGGAGGGGAGGCAAGAATCATCACTTGGCActcttattttaatattttttaagaaaaaacagtttaattttctttttctgtgtTCACATTGAAAACCGAGACATCGGATGAGAGAAAAGAGCAAAATCCAAAAAACAAAAGGGAAGAAGATCCGAAAGAAAACTTCCTCTGAAATATCTCTCACACTCGGAGCAGATGACATaagagagaaaataagaaactttcaaattattttttagcaTAGATATTTTTCATTGGATCTAACTGTTAGATCTTTTGATCCTTTTACCACTCTGTTCTTCATCGATAACACTATTTATCTGTGACTCTCCCATTTCTTTTGTTTGCTGTTGATCATCTTCCCTCCTTCACAGTCTGTAACCgtcttttgttttcttacatGCCACAACACATGTCACACACTCATCATGTTCAGGTTCAGGGCTCTGCTGTGTCTATTCAATCTTCCGACAAGATCGAAGGTAAGTTTCTAAATATAGTTAGATCCATATGATCTGGTTTCAAGATCATATTTCGTTTTCCTACTTTTTTGATCATCATCTTTATTATAAGTCTCATTTGTGAGTTACAGAATTTACACTCTGTTTACATTTTGAAGCTTGATCTCTTTAAGAATCATAGTATCTAGTGCTCGTGGACAGCATTACTTAGTAATCATGGTGATGTTTATGTTATTTGGTATATATGATCCGTAGATGCCTTTAAGAAGATGAAAGTGGATGAAAAGAAAGTGTTGAAATCTAATGGGTATCCGGTTCGTCCTGGTGAACGAGACTGCCAGTACTATCTAAGAACTGGTCTATGTGGCTATGGAAGCAGTTGCCGTTACAATCATCCCACTCCTCTTCCACAGGTAAGGATCATAGTTTTCTAAGTTccctttttaataattattttttttgcttctgACTCATGACTTACTGCATTAACTAAACTCTTTAACAGGGTATTATGTATCACAACGAGGGGCTCCCTGAGAGGATTGGTCAGCCGGATTGTGAGGTGCAGTTCTTGGATCTCTCTAATAATCATCTATGATCTGTTTAAACTCgatttgttgttgttggtgtgAGTGCATTCAACTTTAAGCTTATTCTCTCCATCCATCGAGCATTAGTAACAGAACATATTCTTGTTTGTGATTTTACTTTAAGAACCAACAAGAATCTACATTTAACTCCAGAATATATTCCTCTTGTCTGGTTTAGTCTCATCTTGATTTTAAAGATAGATAACACTTGGTCCAAGTACAAAGACGTTAGCGTACGTGATGCATTTGAGTAACTGAGTTAAGCCTTATTGTCCATTTAGGGAAGGGTTTATAACTTATTCTAGTTTGTAATTTCATTTAAGAGGTGACAAAAATCTGTACTGAACTGCAGAACATATTCATCATGCCTGATTTAGTCAGTCCTTCCTTGATTTGGAAGATAGATAAGCTGGGCCGGTAGATGAACCTTATTGTTTGCTTTCTTGAATAATGCTTTTCAAACCACTCTTGCAGTATTTTCTGAAGACAGGAGCTTGTAAGTATGGTTCAACTTGTAAATACCATCACCCAAAGGACAGGAATGGAGCAGAACCTGTGTTGTTCAATGTTCTCAGTTTACCTATGCGTCAGGTAGTTTCATCTTggttatgtatttttttttatttttagtatcgAACGTGGAGGACTTATTTGAGTTTCTCCTCCAGGGTGAGAAGCCATGTCCATTTTACCTGCGAACGGGAACATGCAGATTCGGAGTTTCTTGCAGATTCCACCATCCTCAACCTGATAATGGAGGACATTCTA comes from the Raphanus sativus cultivar WK10039 unplaced genomic scaffold, ASM80110v3 Scaffold3651, whole genome shotgun sequence genome and includes:
- the LOC108838027 gene encoding zinc finger CCCH domain-containing protein 3; its protein translation is MPQHMSHTHHVQVQGSAVSIQSSDKIEDAFKKMKVDEKKVLKSNGYPVRPGERDCQYYLRTGLCGYGSSCRYNHPTPLPQGIMYHNEGLPERIGQPDCEYFLKTGACKYGSTCKYHHPKDRNGAEPVLFNVLSLPMRQGEKPCPFYLRTGTCRFGVSCRFHHPQPDNGGHSTAAYGTSSFPSAGGLTMMSAYGALTRPQLPQSYVPFMVSPSQGLLAPQSWATYMGQPACGNVKSYGFCKFGPNCNLDHSVLPYPGFTMPYVSPVLSNYQRITPSPSRSGSKTNDKPDVKKDMLET